Proteins encoded in a region of the Haloglomus salinum genome:
- a CDS encoding acyl-CoA dehydrogenase family protein: MATGESELHDMIRDSVQDLAADFPREYWRECVENYEFPREYWDALADDGWLGVAIPEEYGGEGLGMLEMTIVIEELSRAGTMGGIVFVLTPVFGGIGIQRHGTPEQKEEYLPRIANGDVTFCMGLTEAAAGTNTLNIDTMAEEVGDGEWAVSGQKMFISGVENADTMLLVSRTAEFDKSDPTGGVTLFLVEDPANRDAIDLTHVEVELPWFEKQYQVDIDGLRVTEDDVLGTVDGGLYLLWDTLNTERIAGAASALGGGLRAVDLAVDYANDRNVFGSPIGSHQAIQHPIAESYAKLTAAREVTYKAAKLWDEGEECGTEANSASLLTSEFGLEAADRAIQTHGGNGFTPEYEVFDIWRNLRLTKTAPVSNEMILNYLGEHELGMPRSY; encoded by the coding sequence ATGGCAACCGGCGAATCGGAGCTGCACGACATGATCCGTGACTCGGTGCAGGACCTCGCGGCCGACTTCCCGCGCGAGTACTGGCGCGAGTGCGTCGAGAACTACGAGTTCCCCCGCGAGTACTGGGACGCGCTCGCCGACGACGGCTGGCTCGGCGTCGCCATCCCCGAGGAGTACGGCGGCGAGGGACTGGGGATGCTGGAGATGACCATCGTCATCGAGGAGCTGTCGCGGGCCGGGACGATGGGCGGCATCGTCTTCGTCCTCACCCCCGTCTTCGGCGGCATCGGCATCCAGCGCCACGGTACCCCCGAGCAGAAGGAGGAGTACCTCCCGCGCATCGCGAACGGCGACGTGACGTTCTGCATGGGCCTGACCGAGGCCGCCGCCGGGACGAACACGCTCAACATCGACACGATGGCCGAGGAGGTGGGCGACGGCGAGTGGGCGGTCAGCGGGCAGAAGATGTTCATCTCCGGGGTCGAGAACGCGGACACGATGCTGCTCGTCTCCCGGACCGCGGAGTTCGACAAGTCCGACCCGACGGGCGGTGTGACCCTGTTCCTCGTCGAGGACCCCGCGAACCGTGACGCCATCGACCTCACCCACGTCGAGGTCGAACTCCCGTGGTTCGAGAAACAGTACCAGGTCGACATCGACGGGCTCCGCGTGACCGAGGACGACGTCCTCGGGACAGTCGACGGCGGGCTCTACCTCCTGTGGGACACGCTCAACACCGAGCGCATCGCCGGTGCAGCCTCCGCCCTGGGCGGCGGTCTCCGCGCTGTCGACCTCGCAGTCGACTACGCCAACGACCGGAACGTCTTCGGCTCGCCCATCGGCTCGCACCAGGCCATCCAGCACCCCATCGCGGAGTCGTACGCGAAACTGACCGCCGCGCGCGAGGTGACCTACAAGGCTGCGAAGCTCTGGGACGAGGGCGAGGAGTGTGGCACGGAGGCCAACTCCGCGAGCCTCCTCACCAGCGAGTTCGGCCTCGAGGCCGCCGACCGCGCCATCCAGACCCACGGTGGCAACGGCTTCACCCCCGAGTACGAGGTGTTCGACATCTGGCGGAACCTCCGCCTGACGAAGACCGCGCCGGTCTCCAACGAGATGATACTCAACTACCTCGGCGAGCACGAACTCGGGATGCCGCGGAGTTACTGA
- a CDS encoding DUF998 domain-containing protein codes for MTETPLPEQEQRRERAVSTHSRDIEGTRRLAGGVFFALGAGFLTVVMLAAAMVPGYDFRNGAISDLGVAPETALVFNGLLVLAGIANIAGGYLLYRVHGRRWLLGTFVLAGIGAVVTGVFPLDTGAPHSLGALFAFVFFNLQALGLATRLTGVLQWLSALAGALGLVFVVVMVVGDAGNTAVFGPFGHGGTERLIVYPVMLWLVALGGYLLGGGSLTGTAVGGR; via the coding sequence ATGACCGAGACACCACTCCCGGAACAGGAACAGAGGCGGGAACGAGCGGTATCGACCCACTCCCGTGACATCGAGGGGACCCGGCGGCTCGCCGGTGGCGTGTTCTTCGCGCTCGGCGCGGGCTTTCTCACCGTCGTGATGCTGGCCGCGGCGATGGTGCCGGGGTACGACTTCCGGAACGGCGCCATCAGCGACCTCGGCGTCGCGCCGGAGACGGCACTCGTGTTCAACGGCCTGCTCGTGCTCGCCGGCATCGCGAACATCGCGGGCGGCTACCTGCTCTACCGCGTACACGGCAGGCGGTGGTTGCTGGGGACCTTCGTGCTCGCCGGCATCGGCGCGGTCGTCACGGGCGTCTTCCCGCTCGACACAGGCGCACCGCACAGCCTCGGCGCGCTGTTCGCGTTCGTCTTCTTCAATCTGCAGGCACTCGGCCTCGCGACCCGACTCACGGGCGTGCTGCAGTGGCTGTCGGCCCTGGCGGGCGCGCTCGGCCTCGTCTTCGTCGTCGTGATGGTCGTCGGGGACGCGGGGAACACGGCCGTGTTCGGCCCCTTCGGACACGGTGGGACCGAGCGACTCATCGTCTATCCGGTGATGCTCTGGCTGGTCGCACTCGGCGGCTACCTGCTCGGTGGCGGCTCGCTGACCGGGACTGCGGTCGGCGGTCGCTGA
- a CDS encoding MaoC family dehydratase, translating into MTGLYYEEFEVGETIEHGKRRTISESDNQQFCDMTMNQQPLHLDAEFAEDTAFGERLVNGLYTMALGVGLTIPDTTDGTIVANLSYDEVEHPNPTFHGDTIRAQSTVTDKRETSDGERGIVTMHVEIFAVNREDDEGEDVLVCEFDRTALSLKREHAED; encoded by the coding sequence ATGACGGGTCTGTACTACGAGGAGTTCGAGGTCGGCGAGACCATCGAGCACGGGAAGCGCCGGACCATCAGCGAGTCCGACAACCAGCAGTTCTGTGACATGACGATGAACCAGCAGCCGCTCCATCTGGACGCCGAGTTCGCCGAGGACACGGCCTTCGGCGAGCGGCTGGTCAACGGGCTCTACACGATGGCGCTCGGAGTGGGACTCACCATCCCCGATACGACGGACGGGACCATCGTCGCGAACCTCTCGTACGACGAGGTCGAGCACCCGAACCCGACGTTCCACGGCGACACCATCCGCGCGCAGTCGACCGTGACGGACAAGCGCGAGACGAGCGACGGCGAGCGCGGCATCGTGACGATGCACGTCGAGATATTCGCGGTCAACCGGGAGGACGACGAGGGAGAGGACGTGCTCGTCTGCGAGTTCGACCGGACGGCGCTGTCGCTGAAACGGGAGCACGCCGAGGACTGA
- a CDS encoding PH domain-containing protein, with product MEPSTAPDGGAPGSDEFDWLTLDADETVVWADTPHEMSLVPAFIVGIPLSLLLVGIPILVGAYLSHRNMNYVVTTTALYRKTGILSRNVQRIEFDKVQDTSYRQSFFGSYFGYGTVDVSTAGGTGVELSFTNVADPQSLQRRINERIRTDRDGDEDRDKAAVLDDILAELRAIRTAVEGDDGGAGTPAVDPAEDRDA from the coding sequence ATGGAGCCCTCCACGGCGCCCGACGGGGGCGCGCCCGGTAGCGACGAGTTCGACTGGCTGACCCTCGACGCGGACGAGACGGTCGTCTGGGCCGATACGCCCCACGAGATGTCGCTGGTACCGGCGTTCATCGTCGGCATCCCGCTGTCGCTGCTGCTCGTCGGCATCCCTATCCTCGTCGGCGCGTACCTCTCGCATCGGAACATGAACTACGTCGTGACGACGACCGCGCTCTACCGCAAGACCGGCATCCTCTCGCGGAACGTCCAGCGCATCGAGTTCGACAAGGTACAGGACACCTCCTACCGCCAGTCGTTCTTCGGCTCGTACTTCGGCTACGGCACCGTCGACGTGAGCACCGCCGGCGGGACCGGCGTCGAACTCTCCTTCACGAACGTCGCGGACCCGCAGTCGCTCCAGCGCCGTATCAACGAGCGCATCCGCACGGACCGGGACGGCGATGAGGACCGGGACAAGGCCGCCGTCCTGGACGACATCCTCGCCGAGTTGCGGGCCATCCGGACCGCCGTCGAGGGCGACGACGGAGGCGCTGGCACCCCGGCGGTCGACCCCGCCGAGGACCGCGACGCATGA
- a CDS encoding pyridoxamine 5'-phosphate oxidase family protein, with product MDMENIQYATTRGLRDEEVEELLSTHHVGVLSLADGGDAYAVPVDYHYDGDHFYVRLTDDGESDKLEFLAATERPEFLVYGHGGDYESWSILVRGDLHQVDPDELGIDAATVNDWFGPVRVFDESISGLTLRLFELAVERLVGRATIG from the coding sequence ATGGACATGGAGAACATCCAGTACGCCACGACGCGAGGGCTCCGCGACGAGGAGGTCGAGGAGTTGCTCTCGACCCACCACGTCGGCGTGCTCTCGCTCGCCGACGGCGGCGACGCCTACGCGGTGCCCGTCGACTACCACTACGACGGCGACCACTTCTACGTCCGGCTTACCGACGACGGGGAGAGCGACAAGCTCGAGTTCCTCGCGGCGACCGAGCGTCCCGAGTTCCTCGTCTACGGCCACGGCGGGGACTACGAGTCCTGGAGCATCCTCGTCCGCGGCGACCTCCACCAGGTCGACCCCGACGAACTCGGAATCGACGCCGCGACGGTCAACGACTGGTTCGGCCCCGTCCGGGTGTTCGACGAGTCCATCTCCGGGCTGACCCTCCGGCTGTTCGAACTGGCGGTCGAACGCCTCGTCGGGCGGGCCACCATCGGGTAG
- a CDS encoding mechanosensitive ion channel family protein → MSLPLVPTQTGVDGTTFVSDFLQGLGVPGNLADPVAAAVVFVVAFVAIYLLGRVVVTPLFGRFLDRRDLDEHAKRPLKKVIGGVVVFVAIGIAFGLAGFGSILQSLATVAAAATLAIGFAMQDVIANFVAGVFIYTDKPFRIGDWVEWDDRSGIVEDISLRVTRVRTFDNELLTVPNSTLTDGVIKNPVAKDKLRMKFVFGIGYEDDIEQATEIILEEAEAHDDILDDPEPSVRLTELADSYVGLQSRFWIANPSRADFVRTRGEYVTDVKQRFDEAGINIPYPQVDLSGGIEMEGPVAEAMAKGDD, encoded by the coding sequence ATGAGTCTCCCGCTGGTCCCCACTCAGACCGGCGTCGACGGGACGACGTTCGTCTCCGACTTCCTGCAGGGACTCGGCGTCCCGGGGAACCTGGCCGACCCCGTAGCCGCGGCGGTCGTGTTCGTCGTCGCCTTCGTCGCCATCTACCTGCTCGGTCGCGTCGTCGTGACGCCGCTGTTCGGCCGGTTCCTCGACCGACGTGACCTCGACGAGCACGCCAAGCGACCACTGAAGAAGGTCATCGGCGGTGTCGTCGTCTTCGTCGCCATCGGTATCGCCTTCGGGCTGGCCGGTTTCGGGAGCATCCTCCAGTCGCTGGCCACCGTCGCCGCGGCCGCGACGCTGGCCATCGGCTTCGCGATGCAGGACGTCATCGCCAACTTCGTCGCCGGCGTGTTCATCTACACGGACAAGCCGTTCCGCATCGGCGACTGGGTCGAGTGGGACGACCGGTCCGGCATCGTCGAGGACATCTCGCTGCGCGTCACCCGTGTCCGGACCTTCGACAACGAACTCCTGACGGTCCCCAACTCCACGCTGACCGACGGCGTCATCAAGAACCCCGTCGCGAAGGACAAGCTCCGGATGAAGTTCGTCTTCGGCATCGGCTACGAGGACGACATCGAGCAGGCCACGGAGATAATCCTCGAGGAGGCCGAGGCCCACGACGATATCCTCGACGACCCCGAGCCCTCGGTCCGGCTGACCGAGCTGGCGGACTCGTACGTCGGCCTCCAGAGCCGTTTCTGGATCGCGAACCCCTCGCGGGCTGACTTCGTCCGCACCCGCGGCGAGTACGTCACCGACGTGAAACAGCGGTTCGACGAGGCCGGCATCAACATCCCCTACCCGCAGGTCGACCTCTCGGGCGGCATCGAGATGGAGGGCCCCGTCGCGGAGGCGATGGCGAAGGGCGACGACTGA
- a CDS encoding DoxX family membrane protein, with protein MEVLDTVRRRGEDAAARAPSSATLARVGLGLMVLLAGVHKLLAPGAWAFYVVDWLEPFIVLSPVDFMLLNGWLELAFGLAIIVDRYTAFAAAVAAVSLTATVGYLGIVWVTAGRFGDVLARDVGLAALAWAVLVEALKK; from the coding sequence ATGGAAGTTCTCGATACTGTCCGTCGCCGGGGGGAGGATGCAGCGGCGCGTGCCCCGTCATCCGCGACACTCGCCCGGGTGGGCCTCGGCCTGATGGTCCTGCTCGCGGGCGTCCACAAGCTCCTCGCCCCGGGCGCGTGGGCGTTCTACGTCGTCGACTGGCTCGAGCCGTTCATCGTCCTCTCGCCGGTCGATTTCATGCTGCTCAACGGCTGGCTCGAACTCGCCTTCGGTCTCGCCATCATCGTCGACCGCTACACCGCGTTCGCGGCCGCGGTCGCCGCCGTCTCGCTCACCGCGACCGTCGGCTACCTGGGCATCGTCTGGGTCACGGCGGGCCGGTTCGGGGACGTGCTGGCGCGGGACGTTGGCCTCGCGGCGCTGGCGTGGGCGGTGCTGGTGGAAGCGCTGAAGAAATAG
- a CDS encoding YhbY family RNA-binding protein — MTDDLNQRAHDLDVTVWVGKAGLDPVVDELRDQLESEELVKVKFLRSARGGTTTEELAEELADRAGCELFRTRGHTGVFRR; from the coding sequence ATGACGGACGACCTGAACCAGCGGGCCCACGACCTGGACGTGACGGTCTGGGTGGGCAAGGCCGGGCTGGACCCGGTGGTCGATGAGTTGCGCGACCAGCTCGAGAGCGAGGAGCTGGTGAAAGTGAAGTTCCTGCGGTCCGCCCGCGGTGGCACCACAACCGAGGAACTCGCCGAGGAACTCGCCGACCGTGCCGGCTGTGAGCTGTTCCGGACCCGCGGTCATACCGGGGTGTTCCGGCGATGA
- the fdhF gene encoding formate dehydrogenase subunit alpha — MSDSERSFRSAPSVCPFCGVGCSLQYTEETGSARGWKGPVNRKGEICPKGGAAWQMVEDEDRLTQPLVRESGRLVTASWAEALDRVVESFTDIVETEGADALAVFASSNCTNEENYLLQKLARLLGTNNVDNCARLCHSSTVAAMGQRFGAGAMTNTLDDLGEADVFLVAGANPAEQHPVIFRSYLYPAIKNGTELVHIDPRENATTEAATHHLPVRPGYDIPLLNAIAAVLVEEGLTDEPFLDERVEDVAAFREFIAGVDVDANAELAGVDPETLRAAARAYGEADRAAAFTGMGMSQHHCGTDNVHALLNLALLTGNLGKRGTGVNPLRGQNNVQGAGDVGALPNVLPGYQPVTDPEARERIAAEWGVEPPAEPGLTEVEATHRFGDEVRGAYIFGENPAVTEPNANRVAGALDRLDCLVVHDIFHTETVEHADVVLPGCVWAEKAGTVTNTDRQVIRMRPNADPPGDARRDLDIVRELGARLTGQPFDYDGAAGVFEEITRVAPIYAGMSYDGIGTGSQRWPFPEGADEGVGVLHAGRFESGDQRAPLVPVEHVDPVDPVADDELVLTTGRVLQHFNSGAVTRRSGTLMRMRGEDVLQVHPDDAAARGITEGDTVEVANDRGRVTLAAEVTPAIRRGTVFATFHYADPLVNRLTGDELDPVAKIPEFKHSVARVTVVGA, encoded by the coding sequence ATGAGCGACAGCGAGCGGTCCTTCCGGAGCGCCCCCAGCGTCTGTCCGTTCTGTGGTGTCGGCTGCAGCCTCCAGTACACCGAGGAGACGGGGTCGGCACGCGGCTGGAAGGGCCCGGTCAATCGGAAGGGCGAGATCTGTCCGAAGGGGGGTGCCGCGTGGCAGATGGTCGAGGACGAGGACCGCCTCACCCAGCCGCTCGTCCGCGAGTCGGGCCGACTGGTGACGGCCTCGTGGGCGGAAGCCCTCGACCGGGTCGTCGAGTCGTTCACCGACATCGTCGAGACCGAGGGCGCCGACGCGCTGGCCGTCTTTGCCTCCTCGAACTGCACGAACGAGGAGAACTACCTGCTCCAGAAGCTCGCGCGCCTGCTCGGCACCAACAACGTCGACAACTGCGCCCGGCTCTGCCACTCCTCGACCGTCGCCGCGATGGGCCAGCGGTTCGGGGCAGGGGCGATGACCAACACGCTCGACGACCTCGGCGAGGCGGACGTCTTCCTCGTCGCCGGCGCCAACCCCGCCGAACAGCACCCCGTCATCTTCCGGTCGTACCTCTACCCCGCCATCAAGAACGGGACCGAACTGGTCCACATCGACCCCCGGGAGAACGCGACCACCGAGGCCGCCACCCACCACCTCCCCGTCCGGCCGGGCTACGACATCCCGCTGCTGAACGCCATCGCCGCGGTCCTCGTCGAGGAGGGACTGACCGACGAGCCGTTCCTCGACGAGCGCGTCGAGGACGTGGCGGCGTTCCGCGAATTCATCGCGGGCGTGGACGTCGACGCGAACGCGGAACTGGCCGGCGTGGACCCGGAGACGCTCCGCGCTGCCGCCCGAGCGTACGGCGAGGCCGACCGTGCTGCCGCCTTCACCGGGATGGGTATGAGCCAGCATCACTGCGGGACGGACAACGTCCACGCCCTGCTGAACCTCGCGCTCCTCACCGGCAACCTCGGCAAGCGCGGGACCGGCGTCAATCCCCTGCGCGGGCAGAACAACGTGCAGGGCGCGGGCGACGTAGGGGCGCTCCCGAACGTCCTGCCGGGATACCAGCCTGTCACCGACCCCGAGGCCCGCGAGCGCATCGCGGCCGAGTGGGGTGTCGAACCGCCCGCCGAACCGGGACTGACGGAGGTCGAGGCCACCCACCGCTTCGGCGACGAGGTCCGGGGCGCCTACATCTTCGGCGAGAACCCCGCCGTGACCGAGCCGAACGCGAATCGGGTCGCCGGGGCGCTCGACCGGCTGGACTGCCTGGTCGTCCACGACATCTTCCACACCGAGACGGTCGAGCACGCCGACGTGGTCCTCCCGGGGTGTGTCTGGGCCGAGAAGGCCGGCACCGTCACCAACACCGACCGTCAGGTCATCCGGATGCGGCCGAACGCCGACCCGCCGGGCGACGCGCGGCGCGACCTCGACATCGTCCGCGAGCTGGGGGCGCGCCTCACCGGCCAGCCGTTCGACTACGACGGCGCGGCGGGCGTGTTCGAGGAGATAACCCGGGTGGCGCCCATCTACGCGGGGATGAGCTACGACGGCATCGGGACGGGCAGCCAGCGTTGGCCGTTCCCGGAGGGCGCCGACGAGGGCGTCGGCGTCCTCCACGCCGGGCGGTTCGAATCTGGCGACCAGCGCGCCCCGCTCGTTCCGGTCGAGCACGTCGACCCGGTCGACCCGGTGGCCGACGACGAACTCGTGCTGACGACGGGGCGCGTCCTCCAGCACTTCAACAGCGGCGCCGTCACCCGCCGCTCGGGGACGCTGATGCGGATGCGTGGCGAGGATGTCCTCCAGGTCCACCCCGACGACGCAGCGGCGCGTGGCATCACGGAGGGCGACACGGTCGAGGTGGCCAACGACCGCGGGCGCGTGACGCTGGCCGCCGAGGTGACACCGGCCATCCGCCGTGGCACCGTCTTCGCGACGTTCCACTACGCGGACCCGCTCGTCAACCGGCTGACGGGCGACGAACTCGACCCCGTGGCGAAGATTCCCGAATTCAAGCACTCGGTCGCGCGCGTGACCGTCGTCGGGGCCTGA
- a CDS encoding PH domain-containing protein codes for MTDDLLLHADEDVLWQGSPRLSAAIGAVLGGLVLVSGGVAGVVFLPPEASLFARALVALLIPVGLAVPAYRVVELRRTRFAVSDAAVYARSGVLSREVRRVGLERVQNSAYTQSITGSLFGYGTVTFESAGGPSATFFRIETPREVRSLVDRRAERARDPVPGTIEQWTEVLAEVRELRAAVERRGGGQE; via the coding sequence ATGACCGACGACCTGCTGTTGCACGCCGACGAGGACGTGCTCTGGCAGGGGTCGCCCCGGCTGTCGGCCGCCATCGGCGCGGTCCTCGGCGGACTGGTGCTCGTCTCGGGGGGCGTCGCGGGGGTCGTCTTCCTCCCGCCGGAGGCATCGCTCTTCGCACGGGCGCTCGTGGCGCTCCTGATTCCGGTCGGCCTCGCGGTGCCAGCCTATCGCGTCGTCGAACTCCGGCGGACCCGGTTCGCGGTCTCGGACGCCGCGGTGTACGCCCGGTCGGGGGTGCTCTCGCGCGAGGTCCGGCGGGTCGGCCTGGAACGGGTGCAGAACTCCGCGTACACTCAGAGCATCACCGGGTCGCTGTTCGGCTACGGGACGGTCACGTTCGAGTCGGCCGGCGGGCCGTCGGCGACGTTCTTCCGCATCGAGACGCCCCGCGAGGTCCGTTCGCTGGTCGACCGACGTGCCGAGCGCGCACGCGACCCGGTTCCCGGAACCATAGAGCAGTGGACCGAGGTGCTGGCCGAGGTCAGGGAACTGCGTGCGGCCGTCGAGCGACGCGGCGGGGGACAGGAGTGA
- a CDS encoding ribonuclease P protein component 4 translates to MDTSDRTIATERVERLHDLAREAARADRQDRAKRYVRLARRVAERHRLTLPTRLRRFTCDRCDAYLVPGRNARVRTRDGHVVVTCDCGEHARYPYD, encoded by the coding sequence GTGGACACGAGCGACCGGACCATCGCGACCGAGCGGGTCGAGCGGCTGCACGACCTCGCTCGCGAGGCCGCCCGCGCGGACCGGCAGGACCGCGCGAAGCGGTACGTCCGGCTTGCCCGCCGGGTCGCCGAGCGACACCGGCTCACCCTCCCGACTCGCTTGCGCCGCTTCACCTGTGACCGTTGCGACGCGTACCTGGTTCCCGGACGCAACGCCCGCGTTCGGACCCGGGACGGCCACGTCGTCGTCACCTGCGACTGCGGCGAACACGCGCGCTACCCGTACGACTGA
- a CDS encoding sensor histidine kinase has product MGGFQFHLPLILISLATSVGVLTTVYAAYYLNRYERTKQVMTFTVLAASITLWTFFALLQLTATSFAQSYWAYKMLHFGSFTTAPAVLLYGLSMGDARRWVNRKTVSVAVLLLLPVFVLLFTDPVPVLFEDPRLISFGAFSVIEHGNTLIYVSYLSAFYVIATIGLSYIVYQTWPDPSLGRRQTAILVTAIFAPMLLSVAQTFSLLPFETPGTILTPTSFSVGMAGVGYAAFRYEAFDTKALARSRTIENMSDGYLLIDTGGKIIDDNQSARSLLDVGSPLTEMQISDLFSAIDEQTLRGTDSVPSFITHIQTDDGTRYLEISSSDFATETEQTLGTLFVIRDITTRRKAQQQLEEQRNDLDILNQVLRHDIRNDLQVVTGYGDLLTDHVDEDGTEYLDTLQSSADHAAELTETARDIADVMLSREDAQQQDRVNLRSTLERELDKIESEYPNANLTVEGSLPAVQVRANQLLDSVFRNLLSNAVQHNDKDVPEISVSATNHDGRVVVRIADNGPGVADNQKEEIFGKGEKGLDSSGTGLGLHLVHHLVTHYGGEVWVEDNDPEGAVFAVELPLVDTS; this is encoded by the coding sequence ATGGGTGGCTTCCAGTTCCATCTGCCCCTGATTCTCATCTCGTTGGCTACCTCAGTCGGGGTACTGACAACGGTCTATGCCGCGTACTACCTCAACCGGTACGAGCGCACCAAACAGGTGATGACGTTCACCGTCCTGGCCGCGAGTATAACATTATGGACATTTTTCGCGCTGTTACAGTTGACTGCGACTAGTTTTGCTCAGTCGTATTGGGCGTACAAGATGCTCCATTTCGGGTCTTTCACCACGGCACCTGCGGTGCTCTTGTACGGACTCTCGATGGGAGACGCACGCCGGTGGGTGAATCGGAAGACGGTCTCTGTTGCCGTGTTATTGTTACTGCCGGTGTTCGTTCTATTATTCACCGACCCCGTTCCAGTCCTCTTCGAAGATCCCCGTCTGATCTCGTTTGGAGCGTTCTCGGTCATCGAACACGGGAACACGCTCATCTATGTGTCGTACCTATCCGCGTTCTACGTCATTGCGACAATCGGACTGTCCTACATCGTCTACCAGACGTGGCCCGACCCGAGTCTCGGTCGAAGGCAGACTGCGATTCTCGTCACCGCGATCTTTGCTCCGATGCTGTTGTCCGTCGCACAGACGTTCTCGCTCCTTCCGTTCGAGACGCCAGGAACGATTCTGACACCCACTTCCTTCTCCGTGGGTATGGCAGGTGTCGGCTACGCAGCGTTCCGCTACGAGGCCTTCGATACGAAGGCCCTGGCCCGCTCTCGGACGATCGAGAACATGAGCGATGGGTATCTGCTCATCGATACGGGTGGGAAGATTATCGATGATAACCAGAGCGCTCGGTCGTTGCTCGATGTCGGGAGTCCACTTACCGAGATGCAGATTTCAGACCTGTTCTCTGCGATAGATGAGCAGACGCTGAGAGGGACGGATTCCGTGCCCTCCTTCATAACGCATATCCAGACAGACGACGGAACGCGGTATCTCGAGATCTCGTCCTCGGATTTCGCCACGGAGACTGAACAGACACTCGGCACGTTATTCGTGATACGTGACATCACGACACGCAGAAAGGCTCAACAGCAGTTAGAAGAGCAACGCAACGACCTCGACATCCTGAATCAGGTCCTGCGTCACGATATCCGGAACGACCTGCAGGTGGTGACGGGGTATGGCGACCTTCTGACCGATCACGTCGACGAGGATGGCACCGAGTATCTCGATACGCTGCAGAGCAGTGCCGACCATGCGGCTGAGTTGACCGAGACGGCACGGGATATCGCCGACGTGATGCTGTCGCGAGAGGATGCACAGCAACAAGACCGGGTCAACCTCCGCAGCACGCTCGAGCGTGAACTCGACAAGATCGAATCCGAATACCCCAACGCGAACCTGACGGTCGAGGGGTCGCTCCCAGCAGTGCAGGTCCGGGCCAACCAGTTGTTAGACTCGGTGTTCCGGAATCTACTGTCCAATGCCGTCCAGCACAACGATAAAGATGTGCCAGAGATTTCGGTGTCAGCGACGAATCACGACGGAAGGGTTGTGGTCCGCATTGCAGACAACGGCCCAGGAGTGGCTGACAATCAGAAAGAGGAGATCTTCGGGAAGGGCGAGAAAGGACTTGACAGCTCCGGGACGGGCCTTGGTCTCCACCTCGTCCATCATCTTGTCACTCACTACGGCGGTGAGGTCTGGGTCGAAGACAACGACCCCGAAGGGGCTGTCTTTGCGGTCGAATTACCGCTGGTCGATACGTCGTGA
- a CDS encoding DUF5658 family protein — translation MHPRGEAREPVRRRPGALRLEAQSLSNALPVERDDIAVALWGILVVATVLDLATTIYALEYLAAVEGNPFVRTLLGHAGYAGFVAAKLAVLGLGAALWRVLPRHQQLAVPAGLSLPTVLAVLVNATLFV, via the coding sequence GTGCATCCCCGCGGGGAGGCCCGGGAGCCGGTTCGACGCCGGCCGGGGGCGTTGCGACTCGAAGCACAGTCACTCTCGAACGCGCTGCCGGTGGAGCGAGACGACATCGCGGTCGCACTGTGGGGCATCCTGGTGGTTGCCACGGTGCTCGACCTCGCGACGACCATCTACGCGCTGGAGTACCTCGCCGCGGTGGAGGGGAACCCGTTCGTCCGCACGCTGCTCGGCCATGCCGGCTACGCCGGCTTCGTCGCCGCGAAGCTGGCCGTGCTGGGCCTCGGCGCTGCCCTGTGGCGGGTCCTGCCACGCCACCAGCAGCTCGCGGTCCCCGCCGGGCTCTCGCTCCCGACGGTCCTGGCGGTGCTGGTCAACGCCACGCTGTTCGTCTGA